A region from the Eleginops maclovinus isolate JMC-PN-2008 ecotype Puerto Natales chromosome 17, JC_Emac_rtc_rv5, whole genome shotgun sequence genome encodes:
- the si:ch211-244b2.3 gene encoding protein mono-ADP-ribosyltransferase PARP12, with translation MENVRQTADWQGTGVNGKHYEWQLSNGSQWLPIDNAHVIETHYCQPGAKGITINFGHVKVFIDFDKLQTQNADLKVQRLSSLSPGQTEDIGWYFRDDQLWREFGSQCSNMQSSSISSGDVERQFTLNPQGSFNFTVGSSRYSLDFSTNTQTNCVTGMRRDLRRRPKLASNTSQNSTLASSSQLTVGGYRWEFMGEEGIWTEYKAHICSFDSTALESQYQLNPQGQLHFKIKRFSYTLDFSSMCQVNDNIGTWRAVRRTADSGNQQHSSLGTLPRWLFQDIDGIWTDYSNSKSSISSQDIERQYQQTPSGSMKFTAKNFSYELNFSAMTQKNLSTTTTRSVRRLTQ, from the exons ATG GAAAATGTACGGCAGACGGCAGATTGGCAAGGGACTGGAG tcAATGGGAAACATTATGAGTGGCAGCTTTCAAATGGATCTCAATGGCTGCCAATTGACAACGCCCATGTGATCGAGACCCACTACTGCCAACCTGGAGCTAAAGGGATCACCATCAACTTCGGCCATGT GAAGGTGTTCATAGACTTCGATAAACTGCAGACTCAGAATGCAGATCTGAAAGTGCAGAGACTCAGCTCCCTCTCTCCGGGCCAGACGGAGGACATAGGCTGGTACTTCAGAGATGACCAGCTGTGGCGTGAATTTGGATCCCAG TGCTCCAACATGCAGTCCTCATCCATCAGCAGTGGAGATGTGGAGCGTCAGTTCACTCTTAACCCTCAAGGATCTTTCAACTTCACAGTGGGCTCGTCAAGATACTCACTAGACTTCTCAA ccaatacacaaacaaactgcgTCACAGGCATGCGCCGGGATTTACGAAGGCGTCCTAAATTGGCTTCCAACACAAG ccaAAACTCCACCTTAGCTTCCTCCTCCCAGCTCACAGTTGGAGGCTACAGGTGGGAGTTCATGGGAGAAGAGGGGATATGGACAGAGTACAAAGCACAT ATATGTTCATTTGATAGCACTGCCCTTGAGAGCCAATACCAGCTGAATCCACAGGGCCAGCTTCACTTCAAGATTAAAAGATTTTCATACACGCTGGATTTCTCTA GCATGTGTCAAGTCAATGACAATATTGGGACCTGGAGAGCAGTGAGGAGGACTGCTGACTCTGGAAATCAACAACACAGCAG TTTGGGAACTTTACCACGATGGCTGTTTCAGGATATCGACGGAATATGGACAGATTATTCCAATTCCAAAAGCAGCATTTCCAGTCAGGACATTGAGCGCCAGTACCAACAGACCCCGTCAGGCTCTATGAAGTTTACTGCCAAAAACTTTAGCTATGAGCTGAACTTCTCAG CCATGACTCAGAAGAACCtgtccaccaccaccacccgaTCAGTGCGGAGACTCACCCAGTGA
- the scyl2 gene encoding SCY1-like protein 2 isoform X1 translates to MNMESMLNKLKSTVTKVTADVTSAVMGNPVTREFEVGRHIASGGPGLCWRIYNGTKKSTKQEVAVFVFDKKMVDKYQKFEKDQIVDSLKKGVQQLTRLRHPRLLTVQHPLEESRDCLAFCTEPVFASLANVLGQWENLPTPLPTDIKEHKLYDVETKFGLLQISEGLSFLHSGVKMVHGNLCPENIILNKSGAWKIMGFDFSISSNNPSDAELKYTCKEWEPNLPPLSLPNPEYLAPEYILSVSCDSASDMYSLGVVMHAVFNEGKPVFQVNKHDIFKSFSRQLDQLSSISPAVLNKLPEEVREHVKMLLSVTPNVRPDADQMTKIPFFDDVGAVTLQYFDSLFQRDNLQKSQFYKSLPKVLPKLPKRVVVYRILPALTSEFVNPDMVPFVLPNVLLIAEECTKDEYVRLIMPDLTPVFKQQEPVQASNMILLIFLQKMDLLLTKTPSEEIKNSVLPMVYRALEAPSVQIQELCLNIIPTFANLIEYPSMKNALIPRIKSACLQTSSLAVRVNSLVCLGKILEYLDKWYVIDEILPFLQQIPSREPAVLMGILGIYKCTFSHKKLGIPKEHLATKILPHLVSLSIDNNLNLNQFNSFMAVIREMLSRMEAEHKTKLEQLHVMQEQQRSLNIPNPGNQTEMNKSPANSSNQIDDIFGSSGVNGKENGPAAAAAQPNRMSLTLEEKQRLAKEQEQATKLRNQQPLAPQSIKPANNSNTKTKDLTSSLLNNMTSLNSLSLANTARPAPMQGSTIAAFPSAGPMVGSMGAPVSNGFNPPMSFQAGGTGMGMRPAGPGLYSGMATTTSTPNFGALTQNQGPIGQTNKDLSALDSLFKPSQPKVTLNQMAPPSTNTPWLNQFGSAQNAQTQMHGAPVAMGGVPSGFGMQANPFFSPQNFAQPAAAPSPLNQSGIKHSASVNNDLKDLFG, encoded by the exons ATGAACATGGAGTCTATGCTTAACAAGCTGAAAAGCACCGTCACCAAGGTGACGGCAGATGTCACCAGCGCTGTCATGGGCAACCCTGTGACACGGGAGTTTGAGGTTGGACGACATATTGCCAGCGGGGGTCCTGGCTTGTGCTGGAGGATCTATAACGGCACCAAGAAGTCCACCAAACAG GAAGtggcagtgtttgtgtttgataaGAAGATGGTTGATAAGTATCAGAAATTTGAGAAGGACCAAATTGTGGATTCGCTGAAAAAAGGGGTGCAACAGCTGACAAGACTGCGTCACCCCCGTCTCCTGACTGTGCAGCATCCTCTTGAAGAGTCACg AGACTGCTTGGCCTTCTGCACGGAGCCGGTGTTTGCAAGTCTGGCCAACGTGCTGGGCCAGTGGGAGAACCTGCCCACCCCCCTGCCCACCGACATCAAGGAGCACAAACTGTACGACGTGGAGACCAAGTTTGGACTGCTGCAG ATCTCAGAGGGGTTGTCTTTCCTCCACAGTGGGGTAAAAATGGTCCACGGCAACTTGTGTCCAGAGAACATCATCCTCAACAAGAGCGGAGCCTGGAAGATCATGGGCTTTGACTTCAGCATCTCCTCCAACAACCCCTCAGACGCTGAG CTTAAGTACACATGTAAAGAGTGGGAGCCCAACCTCCCCCCACTCTCCCTCCCTAACCCCGAGTACCTGGCCCCCGAGTACATCCTGTCTGTCAGCTGTGACTCCGCCTCCGACATGTACTCGCTGGGTGTGGTCATGCATGCCGTCTTCAACGAGGGCAAGCCTGTTTTCCAAGTCAACAAGCACGACATATTCAAGAGCTTCAGCCGGCAACTGGACCAG ctgaGCAGCATAAGTCCAGCTGTGCTGAACAAGCTCCCGGAGGAAGTTCGGGAACATGTCAAAATGCTGCTCAGCGTCACACCTAACGTGCGACCGGATGCAGATCAGATGACCAAG ATTCCATTTTTTGACGACGTGGGCGCTGTGACCCTGCAGTATTTTGACTCCCTCTTCCAGAGAGACAACCTACAGAAGTCCCAGTTCTACAAAAGCCTCCCCAAAGTTCTGCCCAAACTACCCAAG aGAGTGGTGGTGTATCGGATCTTGCCGGCTCTGACTTCAGAGTTTGTCAACCCGGACATGGTTCCCTTTGTGCTGCCCAACGTGCTGCTGATTGCAGAGGAGTGCACTAAGGACGAGTACGTGCGGCTCATCATGCCGGACCTCACGCCTGTTTTCAAGCAGCAGGAGCCCGTTCAG GCTAGTAACATG ATCCTGCTGATATTCCTGCAGAAGATGGACCTGCTGTTGACCAAGACACCCTCAGAGGAGATTAAGAACAGCGTGCTGCCTATGGTCTACAGAGCTCTCGAAGCGCCTTCTGTACAGATCCAG GAGCTGTGCCTGAACATCATCCCCACGTTTGCCAACCTGATAGAGTACCCGTCCATGAAGAACGCTCTCATCCCTCGAATCAAATCTGCCTGCCTACAGACCTCTTCACTTGCT GTACGAGTGAACTCCCTGGTGTGCCTGGGGAAGATTTTGGAATATCTCGACAAGTGGTACGTCATCGATGAGATCCTGCCCTTCCTACAACAGATCCCCTCCAGAGAACCAGCAGTACTCATGGGAATTCTGG GAATCTATAAGTGCACCTTTAGCCACAAGAAGCTGGGCATCCCCAAAGAGCACCTTGCCACCAAGATCCTGCCGCACCTGGTCTCCCTTAGCATAGACAACAACCTCAACCTTAACCAG TTTAACTCGTTCATGGCGGTCATACGGGAAATGCTGAGTCGGATGGAGGCCGAACACAAGACCAAGTTGGAGCAGCTGCACGTCatgcaggagcagcagag GAGTCTAAACATCCCAAACCCAGGGAACCAAACAGAGATGAACAAGAGCCCTGCTAACAGCAGCAACCAG attgatGATATCTTCGGCAGCTCTGGGGTTAATGGAAAAGAGAATGGACCTGCAGCAGCCGCCGCACAGCCTAACAGA ATGTCTCTGACTCTGGAGGAGAAGCAGCGATTGGCTAAGGAGCAGGAGCAGGCCACCAAGCTGAGGAACCAGCAGCCTTTAGCTCCACAGAGCATCAAACCAGCCAACAACTCCAACACAAAG ACTAAAGATCTGACTAGCAGCCTGCTCAACAACATGACCTCTCTAAACAGCCTTTCATTGGCCAACACGGCTCGACCCGCCCCGATGCAGGGCTCCACCATCGCTGCCTTCCCCTCCGCTGGCCCCATGGTGGGCTCCATGGGCGCACCGGTCTCCAACGGCTTCAACCCGCCCATGAGCTTCCAGGCAGGAGGCACCGGGATGGGCATGCGTCCCGCGGGCCCTGGCCTCTACAGCGGCATGGCCACCACCACCAGTACCCCAAACTTCGGAGCTCTGACGCAGAATCAAGGACCCATCGGGCAGACGAATAAAGACTTGTCAGCGTTGGACAGTCTTTTTAAACCCAGCCAGCCCAAAGTCACCCTCAACCAAATGGCCCCACCCAGCACCAACACCCCTTGGCTTAATCAGTTTGGTTCGGCCCAGAACGCTCAGACTCAGATGCACGGTGCTCCTGTTGCTATGGGAGGGGTGCCCAGTGGCTTCGGGATGCAAGCAAACCCCTTTTTCAGCCCGCAGAACTTTGCTCAACCCGCTGCTGCCCCCAGCCCCCTGAACCAAAGTGGAATTAAACATAGCGCGTCCGTCAACAACGATCTGAAGGACTTGTTCGGCTAG
- the scyl2 gene encoding SCY1-like protein 2 isoform X2: MNMESMLNKLKSTVTKVTADVTSAVMGNPVTREFEVGRHIASGGPGLCWRIYNGTKKSTKQEVAVFVFDKKMVDKYQKFEKDQIVDSLKKGVQQLTRLRHPRLLTVQHPLEESRDCLAFCTEPVFASLANVLGQWENLPTPLPTDIKEHKLYDVETKFGLLQISEGLSFLHSGVKMVHGNLCPENIILNKSGAWKIMGFDFSISSNNPSDAELKYTCKEWEPNLPPLSLPNPEYLAPEYILSVSCDSASDMYSLGVVMHAVFNEGKPVFQVNKHDIFKSFSRQLDQLSSISPAVLNKLPEEVREHVKMLLSVTPNVRPDADQMTKIPFFDDVGAVTLQYFDSLFQRDNLQKSQFYKSLPKVLPKLPKRVVVYRILPALTSEFVNPDMVPFVLPNVLLIAEECTKDEYVRLIMPDLTPVFKQQEPVQILLIFLQKMDLLLTKTPSEEIKNSVLPMVYRALEAPSVQIQELCLNIIPTFANLIEYPSMKNALIPRIKSACLQTSSLAVRVNSLVCLGKILEYLDKWYVIDEILPFLQQIPSREPAVLMGILGIYKCTFSHKKLGIPKEHLATKILPHLVSLSIDNNLNLNQFNSFMAVIREMLSRMEAEHKTKLEQLHVMQEQQRSLNIPNPGNQTEMNKSPANSSNQIDDIFGSSGVNGKENGPAAAAAQPNRMSLTLEEKQRLAKEQEQATKLRNQQPLAPQSIKPANNSNTKTKDLTSSLLNNMTSLNSLSLANTARPAPMQGSTIAAFPSAGPMVGSMGAPVSNGFNPPMSFQAGGTGMGMRPAGPGLYSGMATTTSTPNFGALTQNQGPIGQTNKDLSALDSLFKPSQPKVTLNQMAPPSTNTPWLNQFGSAQNAQTQMHGAPVAMGGVPSGFGMQANPFFSPQNFAQPAAAPSPLNQSGIKHSASVNNDLKDLFG, encoded by the exons ATGAACATGGAGTCTATGCTTAACAAGCTGAAAAGCACCGTCACCAAGGTGACGGCAGATGTCACCAGCGCTGTCATGGGCAACCCTGTGACACGGGAGTTTGAGGTTGGACGACATATTGCCAGCGGGGGTCCTGGCTTGTGCTGGAGGATCTATAACGGCACCAAGAAGTCCACCAAACAG GAAGtggcagtgtttgtgtttgataaGAAGATGGTTGATAAGTATCAGAAATTTGAGAAGGACCAAATTGTGGATTCGCTGAAAAAAGGGGTGCAACAGCTGACAAGACTGCGTCACCCCCGTCTCCTGACTGTGCAGCATCCTCTTGAAGAGTCACg AGACTGCTTGGCCTTCTGCACGGAGCCGGTGTTTGCAAGTCTGGCCAACGTGCTGGGCCAGTGGGAGAACCTGCCCACCCCCCTGCCCACCGACATCAAGGAGCACAAACTGTACGACGTGGAGACCAAGTTTGGACTGCTGCAG ATCTCAGAGGGGTTGTCTTTCCTCCACAGTGGGGTAAAAATGGTCCACGGCAACTTGTGTCCAGAGAACATCATCCTCAACAAGAGCGGAGCCTGGAAGATCATGGGCTTTGACTTCAGCATCTCCTCCAACAACCCCTCAGACGCTGAG CTTAAGTACACATGTAAAGAGTGGGAGCCCAACCTCCCCCCACTCTCCCTCCCTAACCCCGAGTACCTGGCCCCCGAGTACATCCTGTCTGTCAGCTGTGACTCCGCCTCCGACATGTACTCGCTGGGTGTGGTCATGCATGCCGTCTTCAACGAGGGCAAGCCTGTTTTCCAAGTCAACAAGCACGACATATTCAAGAGCTTCAGCCGGCAACTGGACCAG ctgaGCAGCATAAGTCCAGCTGTGCTGAACAAGCTCCCGGAGGAAGTTCGGGAACATGTCAAAATGCTGCTCAGCGTCACACCTAACGTGCGACCGGATGCAGATCAGATGACCAAG ATTCCATTTTTTGACGACGTGGGCGCTGTGACCCTGCAGTATTTTGACTCCCTCTTCCAGAGAGACAACCTACAGAAGTCCCAGTTCTACAAAAGCCTCCCCAAAGTTCTGCCCAAACTACCCAAG aGAGTGGTGGTGTATCGGATCTTGCCGGCTCTGACTTCAGAGTTTGTCAACCCGGACATGGTTCCCTTTGTGCTGCCCAACGTGCTGCTGATTGCAGAGGAGTGCACTAAGGACGAGTACGTGCGGCTCATCATGCCGGACCTCACGCCTGTTTTCAAGCAGCAGGAGCCCGTTCAG ATCCTGCTGATATTCCTGCAGAAGATGGACCTGCTGTTGACCAAGACACCCTCAGAGGAGATTAAGAACAGCGTGCTGCCTATGGTCTACAGAGCTCTCGAAGCGCCTTCTGTACAGATCCAG GAGCTGTGCCTGAACATCATCCCCACGTTTGCCAACCTGATAGAGTACCCGTCCATGAAGAACGCTCTCATCCCTCGAATCAAATCTGCCTGCCTACAGACCTCTTCACTTGCT GTACGAGTGAACTCCCTGGTGTGCCTGGGGAAGATTTTGGAATATCTCGACAAGTGGTACGTCATCGATGAGATCCTGCCCTTCCTACAACAGATCCCCTCCAGAGAACCAGCAGTACTCATGGGAATTCTGG GAATCTATAAGTGCACCTTTAGCCACAAGAAGCTGGGCATCCCCAAAGAGCACCTTGCCACCAAGATCCTGCCGCACCTGGTCTCCCTTAGCATAGACAACAACCTCAACCTTAACCAG TTTAACTCGTTCATGGCGGTCATACGGGAAATGCTGAGTCGGATGGAGGCCGAACACAAGACCAAGTTGGAGCAGCTGCACGTCatgcaggagcagcagag GAGTCTAAACATCCCAAACCCAGGGAACCAAACAGAGATGAACAAGAGCCCTGCTAACAGCAGCAACCAG attgatGATATCTTCGGCAGCTCTGGGGTTAATGGAAAAGAGAATGGACCTGCAGCAGCCGCCGCACAGCCTAACAGA ATGTCTCTGACTCTGGAGGAGAAGCAGCGATTGGCTAAGGAGCAGGAGCAGGCCACCAAGCTGAGGAACCAGCAGCCTTTAGCTCCACAGAGCATCAAACCAGCCAACAACTCCAACACAAAG ACTAAAGATCTGACTAGCAGCCTGCTCAACAACATGACCTCTCTAAACAGCCTTTCATTGGCCAACACGGCTCGACCCGCCCCGATGCAGGGCTCCACCATCGCTGCCTTCCCCTCCGCTGGCCCCATGGTGGGCTCCATGGGCGCACCGGTCTCCAACGGCTTCAACCCGCCCATGAGCTTCCAGGCAGGAGGCACCGGGATGGGCATGCGTCCCGCGGGCCCTGGCCTCTACAGCGGCATGGCCACCACCACCAGTACCCCAAACTTCGGAGCTCTGACGCAGAATCAAGGACCCATCGGGCAGACGAATAAAGACTTGTCAGCGTTGGACAGTCTTTTTAAACCCAGCCAGCCCAAAGTCACCCTCAACCAAATGGCCCCACCCAGCACCAACACCCCTTGGCTTAATCAGTTTGGTTCGGCCCAGAACGCTCAGACTCAGATGCACGGTGCTCCTGTTGCTATGGGAGGGGTGCCCAGTGGCTTCGGGATGCAAGCAAACCCCTTTTTCAGCCCGCAGAACTTTGCTCAACCCGCTGCTGCCCCCAGCCCCCTGAACCAAAGTGGAATTAAACATAGCGCGTCCGTCAACAACGATCTGAAGGACTTGTTCGGCTAG